The nucleotide window ATAATTACGAACTTCTTGGATCAAAGTCGGTAAAATCGGATTGAGGATTGTGCTATATGTTTGAAGGACATAAAGTAAAACAGTTTGGATTtgctttctcttttcagAAGTGATACTATCGGAATATAAGGAATCCTtagaagaatcaaaataaaatgcGGAAAGCTCACTAGATAAGTGATGTTGCAGGGTGGTAAGAATCTTTGAGAAATTATACGATTGATAACTTTCTTTGCTTTCGGCTAATAATTTTTGTAATGTTGATATTATGTATTGATCCACTGGACGTAATTCCTCTACGGCTAATGGTTCGAAAGTTCCACTTTTCTCCAAATTGCTTAGCAAGAAGCGAAAAGTAATTCTTATCTTCTTTAAGGATTCTGAAACACGTTTCATAATGTTTGCACCTACTACTAAATCCTTTGTAAAATTTGAATGCGCAACGTAATATCTTAGACCATCGATACCAAGGGGAATTAATCCACGAGCTGGATTGCCCTGTATGACATCTGTGGGAGAAATCGTATTACCAATAGATTTGGACATTTTAATTCCCTTTTCATCCAATGTGAACCCATGAGTTATGATATTCCTATAGGGTGCTTCTGCAACTTTTGAGTACGCTACTTTAGTTAATAATAAACTTTGAAACCATCCCCTATGTTGGTCTGAACCTTCTAATGCCACATCAAACAAAGGACTAGGTAAGACTGATCCATTCCTTATCTTCAAAGTATCATGATAAAAGGATTCAATGACTTTCCATGACGACCCACTATCGAACCAGACATCCATGGTATCCGTGCCTCGTCTATATTCATGAGCCACATTCTTATAACTTTCAGGTAGCCATTCCTCCGTGGGTGAGGAATATTGATCAAACCATTTATCAATACCATTAGATTCAATTGTCTTAATAACAtgattaataatttcttcattcatTAAGACCTCGTcagaattttcaattctataAAAGGCTGGGATTGGAACCCCCCAGGCTCTTTGTCTTGATATACACCATTCATTtctatttttaataaatgataataatctTGTTTTACCTCTTTCAGGGAAGAAATTAACCTTATCATTCAAACTTTCTACGGCtaattgtttcatcttTGCCAAGTTCAAGAACCATTGAGGGGTAGCTCTAATGATGACAGGTTTCTTAGACCGCCAATCATAAGGGTAAGAATGAGTATATTTCTTCGACCGAAATAGCATgtttaattctttcaatttttcaatgatgatcAACGTTGTTTTAGGATCGAGGACGTATCTTCCAGTGTTCCCAGGTGCATCTGGATCTGTGAGTAGTTTATGAGTGGAAGATGGTAGCTCTGATAAGTTGTAACGACCTTCATGATCTACAGGAGAATATATTGGCAAATTGTTACGAATGCCAACTAGATAATCATCAGGTCCATGACCAGGTGCTGTATGAACCAAACCTGTACCGGTGTCATTTGTAACATGTGTTCCATGCAATAATGGTAAAGGTTCTTCCTCTGAAAACAAGGGGTTTTCATATTTCAGATTTGTTAATAGTTCACCACTGAAAGTCTTGACTATATCATAGTTGGGTATATTCAA belongs to Naumovozyma castellii chromosome 3, complete genome and includes:
- the ISM1 gene encoding isoleucine--tRNA ligase ISM1 (ancestral locus Anc_8.488), which codes for MVLPIRIWSGGRRYLAQHAYQKTLNLPKTKFPSHSKLQKTLTELIPQSSQVPYKEQLSEFIDRINQLDSDSAKLKFIRENLFILHDGPPYANGDLHLGHALNKILKDIIVRYQYSSGKYVFYKPGWDCHGLPIELKVLKSLPKKDIETISPEKIRSMARKHALTAIDHQRKQFHQFAIFTDWNDPYITMDKKFEIDQLKIFQKMYHEGLILRQNKPVFWGTETKTALAESELEYNKSHESTSAYVKFPLTKQSSLQLIENLNIVQDTPVTISCLIWTSTPWTLFSNRAICFNQNFSYSLVKLVDNNNEFILVESNLLIQLNIPNYDIVKTFSGELLTNLKYENPLFSEEEPLPLLHGTHVTNDTGTGLVHTAPGHGPDDYLVGIRNNLPIYSPVDHEGRYNLSELPSSTHKLLTDPDAPGNTGRYVLDPKTTLIIIEKLKELNMLFRSKKYTHSYPYDWRSKKPVIIRATPQWFLNLAKMKQLAVESLNDKVNFFPERGKTRLLSFIKNRNEWCISRQRAWGVPIPAFYRIENSDEVLMNEEIINHVIKTIESNGIDKWFDQYSSPTEEWLPESYKNVAHEYRRGTDTMDVWFDSGSSWKVIESFYHDTLKIRNGSVLPSPLFDVALEGSDQHRGWFQSLLLTKVAYSKVAEAPYRNIITHGFTLDEKGIKMSKSIGNTISPTDVIQGNPARGLIPLGIDGLRYYVAHSNFTKDLVVGANIMKRVSESLKKIRITFRFLLSNLEKSGTFEPLAVEELRPVDQYIISTLQKLLAESKESYQSYNFSKILTTLQHHLSSELSAFYFDSSKDSLYSDSITSEKRKQIQTVLLYVLQTYSTILNPILPTLIQEVRNYIPTEWNNSGHWDKPNWELPTINPPIIESFTANERAILLAFQDILQSRDETLKIPTQNVAVIHTKSLSKLTFTKEQICDIIQAADVIITEEPVMVNEYTRTVSLSDGTEAILAVQESTMHKCPRCWKQNAEEEDYLCKRCEQSVAHQTM